One window of the Acaryochloris sp. CCMEE 5410 genome contains the following:
- a CDS encoding Ppx/GppA phosphatase family protein: MKLAAIDIGTNSIHMIVVKVLQRRTFEIIDREKEMVKLGAGVFSSNRLSDRAFNTGLETIHRCVQLADKLGVDDIITAATSAIREAQNGEAFLNEVVRRTRITPRMISGKEEARLIFLAVRNAIALEDRNALVFDIGGGSTEAVVGHREAILFGTSMKLGVQRLLDMFEDQGSIGEEARGVLEAHIRFLAKQPLQRAKQIGFSQVIGTSGTIRTLGEAAYTLKHQQSLRSVNAEVVQVKDLQVLTDRLVDLKPGKRAEISGISDKRTDAIHLGGILLVQLLQMAEVKELTLSDASLREGMILDYLEQRSQDVADFPIQVDLRHRNAAQLVHKYDANWDSNCHIAHLALTLFEQTQQLHHYGDLERDVLEYAALLHDIGQYLSFRGYHKNSRYILGHADPRGFTDEEILLIGHVIRYHRKAYPQTKHKKFKRLSEADQQVIWILAGLLRVAVGLDRTKNQLVETLSCQVFDQTLEIMISGTGSLELELWAAQEDCGVLARALELDVSIQVAT, from the coding sequence ATGAAACTCGCTGCGATTGATATTGGCACCAACTCTATCCATATGATTGTGGTCAAAGTGTTGCAAAGGCGTACCTTTGAAATTATTGATCGCGAGAAAGAGATGGTTAAATTGGGGGCCGGGGTATTTTCTAGCAATCGCTTGAGTGATCGCGCCTTTAATACGGGCCTAGAAACCATTCATCGTTGTGTCCAATTGGCGGACAAGCTCGGAGTGGATGATATTATCACCGCTGCCACCAGTGCTATTCGAGAAGCCCAAAATGGAGAAGCCTTTCTTAATGAAGTTGTCCGCCGAACCAGGATCACACCTCGAATGATTTCGGGGAAAGAGGAAGCCCGTCTGATTTTTCTGGCTGTACGAAATGCGATCGCATTAGAAGACCGGAATGCCCTTGTTTTCGATATTGGCGGGGGTAGCACTGAAGCTGTGGTTGGTCATCGTGAAGCAATCTTGTTTGGCACCAGCATGAAGTTAGGCGTGCAGCGATTACTCGATATGTTCGAAGATCAAGGCTCCATCGGGGAGGAAGCCCGAGGGGTTCTAGAGGCTCATATTCGCTTCCTCGCCAAACAACCCCTGCAACGGGCTAAGCAGATTGGTTTCAGCCAAGTCATTGGCACTTCAGGCACCATTCGCACCCTGGGGGAAGCGGCATACACTCTTAAGCATCAACAGTCACTGCGATCGGTGAATGCAGAAGTGGTCCAGGTTAAGGATCTACAAGTCTTAACTGATCGTTTAGTCGATCTTAAGCCAGGCAAACGGGCAGAAATCAGCGGCATTAGCGACAAGCGCACTGATGCGATTCATCTTGGCGGGATTTTGCTAGTGCAATTACTGCAGATGGCTGAGGTCAAAGAACTCACTCTCAGTGATGCATCACTGAGAGAAGGAATGATATTAGATTACCTGGAACAACGGTCCCAAGATGTGGCTGATTTCCCGATTCAGGTTGATCTTCGGCATCGAAATGCAGCTCAACTGGTCCACAAATATGACGCCAATTGGGACAGTAATTGCCATATTGCACATCTGGCCCTGACGTTATTTGAACAGACTCAGCAGCTCCATCACTACGGTGACTTAGAACGAGACGTATTGGAATACGCCGCTCTACTCCATGATATTGGTCAATATCTATCCTTCCGGGGCTATCACAAAAACTCACGCTATATTCTGGGACATGCTGATCCTCGCGGATTTACCGACGAAGAAATACTGTTAATTGGTCATGTCATTCGCTATCATCGCAAAGCTTATCCCCAAACCAAACATAAGAAATTCAAGCGACTTTCTGAAGCTGATCAGCAAGTCATCTGGATTTTAGCGGGTTTGCTCAGAGTTGCCGTTGGTCTCGATCGAACTAAGAATCAACTGGTAGAAACGTTATCATGCCAGGTTTTTGACCAAACTCTCGAAATTATGATCTCCGGAACTGGCAGCTTGGAGTTAGAACTTTGGGCTGCTCAGGAGGATTGTGGTGTATTAGCTAGAGCGCTAGAACTTGATGTTAGCATCCAGGTTGCTACTTGA
- a CDS encoding transposase: MSGSTQIYRQLFSFLRQHSHYRDLRHLMTLGWMVSALICSERLCLSAWESYVPCRAKKAQSVERRWQRFLCNPLIDVHKLYVPLVLLALKNWRTHRLYLAMDTTVLWNEYCMIHVSVVCCGRAVPLLWKVLEHKSAAVAFEEYQPLLRQARWLLRQHPDVMLLADRGFANHQLMSWLQQSRWHYCLRIPCDVLLHGPRQCPREVRRLWPSKGEALLYRNVGLWDDGLYRCNLVLANIRGVKEPWAVITDESPSLQTLWQYALRFRVEELFLDSKSGVFELEESKIRCADALERLYLIAAVALLYSTAQGMAVHIKGLRQQVDPHWHRGISYLKIGLRWLKGVVHKGRELLMPVPLFTKDPQPCFASKKAQKKHYNKIWFSRIRSLQCKAL, from the coding sequence ATGTCAGGCTCCACCCAAATTTATCGTCAACTGTTCTCCTTTTTACGTCAACACAGCCATTATCGAGATTTGCGTCATCTCATGACCCTGGGATGGATGGTGAGCGCCTTAATCTGCAGTGAACGATTATGCTTATCTGCTTGGGAATCCTATGTCCCCTGCCGAGCAAAAAAAGCCCAAAGTGTCGAGCGTCGCTGGCAACGCTTTCTGTGCAATCCGCTCATTGATGTCCACAAACTGTATGTCCCTTTGGTCCTTCTAGCGCTTAAGAACTGGCGAACCCATCGCCTTTACCTAGCGATGGATACCACGGTTTTATGGAATGAATACTGCATGATTCATGTATCCGTTGTCTGCTGTGGCAGAGCAGTACCGTTGTTATGGAAAGTATTAGAGCACAAGAGTGCGGCGGTTGCTTTTGAGGAATATCAACCGCTATTGCGTCAGGCCCGTTGGTTATTACGGCAGCATCCAGATGTCATGTTGTTAGCAGATCGTGGGTTCGCGAACCATCAACTGATGAGCTGGTTACAGCAGAGCCGTTGGCATTACTGTCTGCGTATCCCATGTGATGTCCTTCTCCATGGCCCCCGTCAATGTCCAAGAGAAGTCCGTAGGTTATGGCCATCCAAAGGAGAAGCTCTCCTCTACCGTAATGTCGGGCTTTGGGATGATGGCCTCTATCGGTGCAATTTGGTACTGGCGAATATCCGAGGCGTAAAAGAACCATGGGCAGTGATTACAGATGAATCACCCTCGTTACAAACCTTGTGGCAATACGCCTTGAGGTTTCGGGTGGAAGAATTATTCCTCGATAGTAAATCTGGTGTGTTTGAGCTTGAAGAGTCGAAAATTCGCTGTGCTGATGCTCTGGAGAGGCTGTACCTGATTGCTGCTGTGGCACTGCTATACAGCACGGCTCAGGGGATGGCTGTTCATATTAAAGGGCTACGCCAACAGGTTGATCCCCATTGGCACAGAGGCATTAGCTATCTCAAGATTGGATTGCGGTGGCTCAAGGGGGTGGTCCATAAAGGACGGGAGTTGTTGATGCCAGTCCCCTTATTCACCAAGGATCCGCAACCGTGTTTTGCCTCTAAAAAAGCTCAAAAGAAACACTACAACAAAATCTGGTTCTCTCGTATCCGCTCTCTACAGTGCAAAGCTTTATGA
- a CDS encoding mechanosensitive ion channel family protein: MMNNSISSLIQSLIHFVPKAVSSLLILLGFWLISLVIQKIIRRLGKRSHLDQDIVNLIRQVATAVIIIFGITVALGTMGVDVSAIVAGLGLTGFALGFALKDVLSNLLSGILVLTYRPFVRGDWISVSGLEGTVHEIDLRYTTLETPDERILIPNSTLFTNPITVKKA; the protein is encoded by the coding sequence ATGATGAATAACAGTATTTCATCCCTTATTCAAAGTCTTATTCATTTTGTCCCAAAGGCAGTCTCTAGCCTGCTTATCTTATTGGGGTTTTGGCTGATCAGTCTAGTCATCCAAAAGATTATCCGTCGTCTAGGAAAGCGAAGCCATCTTGATCAAGACATTGTGAATCTGATTCGTCAGGTTGCCACGGCGGTCATCATCATATTTGGTATTACCGTTGCACTCGGTACGATGGGAGTCGATGTATCGGCAATTGTCGCAGGTCTTGGCTTGACAGGCTTTGCCCTGGGCTTTGCGCTCAAAGATGTTCTCTCTAACTTGTTATCCGGCATTTTGGTTTTAACGTACCGCCCTTTTGTTCGTGGGGATTGGATATCAGTATCTGGCTTAGAAGGAACAGTTCACGAGATCGATTTGCGTTACACGACCTTAGAAACACCAGACGAAAGGATTTTGATCCCAAACTCAACACTTTTCACAAATCCAATTACTGTGAAGAAAGCATGA
- a CDS encoding Hsp20/alpha crystallin family protein, with protein MSDHSDKFMLKVEVPGIDREDLDISSTRDVVVIRGERRYEDPQENNNRYVSEFSYS; from the coding sequence TTGTCAGACCACAGTGATAAATTCATGCTAAAAGTTGAAGTTCCTGGCATCGACCGGGAAGATTTGGACATTAGCTCAACTCGCGATGTTGTTGTCATTCGAGGGGAGCGGCGTTACGAAGATCCTCAAGAAAACAACAATCGATACGTATCCGAGTTTAGTTACAGTTAA
- a CDS encoding histidine phosphatase family protein: MGLQVYFLRHGETSFSLSGGFCGELDLELTEQGKVMASEFAQAYAHVPWQAIFTSPMKRTVATVTPLCEKSGMKPHFREGLREMSFGDWEEQARDDVKSQYLEDYIRWMTEPAWNAPTGGGETAVEVANRAMPVIAEIEDTCIEGPVLVVSHKTTIRIILCQLLGIDLGRYRDRIDCLAGSISIVKFDEHGPLLQCLGDRSYMSEVLQQRLGT; the protein is encoded by the coding sequence ATGGGGCTACAAGTTTATTTTTTACGACATGGAGAGACCTCGTTCAGTTTAAGTGGTGGTTTCTGTGGTGAACTAGATTTAGAGTTAACTGAGCAAGGCAAAGTCATGGCTTCTGAGTTTGCCCAAGCTTATGCTCACGTACCCTGGCAGGCTATTTTTACCAGCCCCATGAAACGCACCGTCGCCACAGTCACCCCCCTTTGTGAGAAGTCAGGGATGAAGCCGCACTTTCGAGAAGGTTTAAGGGAGATGAGTTTCGGTGACTGGGAAGAACAGGCCAGAGATGACGTAAAATCACAATATTTAGAAGACTACATCCGTTGGATGACGGAACCCGCCTGGAATGCTCCAACCGGCGGAGGTGAAACAGCGGTTGAGGTAGCCAATCGCGCCATGCCGGTAATTGCGGAGATTGAAGACACCTGTATAGAAGGACCTGTACTGGTGGTATCTCACAAAACTACGATTCGGATCATCCTTTGCCAGCTATTGGGGATTGATTTGGGACGCTACCGCGATCGCATTGACTGTTTGGCAGGCTCAATCAGCATCGTCAAATTTGACGAACATGGTCCTCTATTACAGTGTCTTGGAGACCGTTCCTATATGTCTGAGGTGTTGCAACAGCGGCTTGGTACTTAG
- a CDS encoding HdeD family acid-resistance protein, which produces MSNQDIQNNDPFLEKWSIALGALLVVLGFVAIAMPFVSTLATELVIAGVFFSSGIIQLIYAYRPRASIKSLAFKLLLGSGYIGASLLLLFYPLQGVLSLTLAVGAFVLMEGILQAIMAIWMREEESGWYWTLGSGVFAVVFGLSIMLGWPADSAWILGLLVGLNLISDGWPMVISGLAGTDLFGPGPQQPQAS; this is translated from the coding sequence ATGAGTAATCAAGATATACAAAATAATGACCCCTTTTTGGAGAAATGGTCTATCGCTCTCGGAGCACTCCTCGTCGTCTTAGGATTCGTGGCTATTGCTATGCCCTTTGTTAGCACTTTGGCCACCGAACTGGTGATTGCAGGCGTCTTTTTTAGCAGCGGGATTATTCAACTGATTTATGCGTATCGGCCTCGCGCTAGCATCAAAAGCTTAGCCTTTAAGCTCTTGTTAGGGTCAGGCTATATTGGTGCCAGTCTGTTGCTACTGTTTTATCCCTTACAGGGTGTTCTGAGCCTAACCCTCGCAGTCGGCGCGTTCGTTCTTATGGAAGGAATTCTGCAAGCCATTATGGCGATATGGATGCGAGAGGAAGAATCTGGCTGGTATTGGACCCTAGGGAGCGGTGTGTTTGCCGTTGTGTTCGGTCTTTCCATTATGTTAGGCTGGCCTGCTGACTCTGCCTGGATATTAGGTCTATTGGTAGGCTTAAACCTAATCTCTGACGGATGGCCAATGGTTATATCCGGCTTAGCAGGTACGGATCTATTTGGTCCAGGTCCTCAACAGCCTCAAGCTAGCTAG
- a CDS encoding M48 family metalloprotease yields the protein MFPFNQLKTAALLGLMSGLIVLVSYILVGNEQGLYLGLGISAVTTLGSWYFSDQAALAAYQAQPLQRSDAPKLYDTVARLCDRAQLPMPKLFIIPTKSPNAFATGRDPQHAAVAVTEGIIDLLSTKELEGVIAHELTHIRNRDTLTQAVAGTLGGAVTFVGRMLSFGGLYYPANRDDRRGNNPIVLLFLLVLAPLSATLIQLAISRTREFAADEGAAQITGNPTALANALNKLETVGRQIPINGNPAMSPLLIINPLSREGLQNLFRTHPSTEERIQRLQAMAKQPRQLFAKA from the coding sequence ATGTTTCCATTTAATCAACTAAAAACGGCTGCTCTTCTGGGTTTGATGAGTGGCCTAATTGTTCTAGTCAGCTATATCCTCGTGGGCAATGAACAGGGCCTCTATCTAGGCCTGGGGATTTCTGCGGTCACAACCTTGGGGTCCTGGTACTTCTCTGATCAGGCGGCATTGGCTGCTTATCAGGCCCAACCCCTGCAGCGATCTGATGCCCCCAAACTTTACGATACAGTGGCTCGCTTGTGTGATCGCGCTCAGCTACCTATGCCCAAACTGTTTATCATTCCCACAAAATCTCCAAATGCTTTTGCCACGGGCCGCGACCCACAACATGCTGCTGTCGCTGTCACCGAAGGCATTATCGACCTACTCTCGACTAAAGAACTGGAAGGGGTGATTGCCCACGAACTCACTCATATTCGCAACCGCGATACCCTTACTCAGGCTGTGGCTGGCACCTTAGGGGGTGCAGTCACTTTTGTGGGGCGCATGCTTAGCTTTGGCGGCCTCTATTACCCTGCCAATCGGGATGATCGCCGTGGCAATAATCCAATTGTGTTGCTGTTTCTCTTGGTGTTGGCTCCCCTCTCTGCCACCCTTATTCAATTAGCAATTTCACGTACCCGCGAATTTGCTGCTGATGAAGGGGCAGCCCAAATTACGGGGAACCCAACTGCCTTGGCGAATGCCCTTAACAAACTAGAAACCGTAGGTCGTCAAATTCCCATCAATGGCAACCCGGCCATGTCTCCCTTGCTGATTATTAATCCCCTGAGTCGAGAAGGATTGCAAAATCTCTTTCGAACCCATCCATCCACCGAAGAACGGATTCAACGCTTACAGGCGATGGCTAAGCAACCTCGGCAGTTATTTGCTAAAGCTTAG
- a CDS encoding DUF1830 domain-containing protein: protein MQPSQPPRYHHSPRQPIRLNTKPKSHPIECLYRNDTLHPQIIRISNLPNLHWEKVVLPGQCATFQTLSTAELEVISGPVTTLIADRIPCKALSLRSLKSSQSRLISQLTSPQSPQASKC from the coding sequence ATGCAACCGTCCCAACCCCCGCGGTATCATCACTCTCCTCGCCAACCGATTCGACTAAATACTAAACCCAAAAGTCATCCCATTGAATGTTTGTATCGGAATGACACCTTGCATCCCCAAATCATTAGGATTAGCAATCTCCCCAATCTGCATTGGGAGAAAGTCGTTCTTCCAGGCCAATGTGCCACCTTTCAAACCTTATCTACCGCAGAATTAGAAGTCATTTCTGGACCTGTGACTACCCTGATTGCAGATCGAATTCCTTGTAAAGCATTGAGTCTGCGATCGCTCAAATCATCCCAGTCTCGCCTGATCTCCCAACTGACCAGCCCCCAATCGCCTCAAGCCTCAAAATGCTAA
- a CDS encoding DUF2949 domain-containing protein — MKSLKIDQFIAYLQNELDIPPESVQLALKKVGAFPCRLSIALWQYGLVSLNQLNEMFAWLETHHVSCNDFLG, encoded by the coding sequence ATGAAATCACTCAAGATCGATCAGTTTATTGCTTATTTACAAAATGAGTTAGATATCCCGCCAGAGTCAGTTCAACTCGCGCTCAAAAAGGTTGGGGCTTTCCCTTGTAGATTATCTATTGCTCTATGGCAGTACGGACTTGTTTCACTCAACCAGTTAAATGAAATGTTTGCATGGTTGGAAACTCATCATGTATCTTGCAATGATTTTCTAGGCTAA
- a CDS encoding photosystem II reaction center protein T: MDVIAYVFILACLIGLFFFAVFFREKPTVDKIQSRSFRESSQATRK; encoded by the coding sequence ATGGACGTAATTGCCTATGTATTTATTCTGGCTTGCCTGATTGGTTTATTTTTCTTTGCCGTCTTCTTTAGAGAAAAGCCTACTGTGGATAAAATCCAAAGCCGAAGCTTTCGAGAGTCTTCTCAGGCAACTAGAAAATAG
- a CDS encoding Na-translocating system protein MpsC family protein gives MSDHSLTIGQFERFLGQRIRKHYRATLGHNPKKISCKITDTQLTIIIEESATKLERFLLRNNENLVAAHVRSDLEEAFLPELKTIIQECLDVNVLDIGSIKMEKTGSTAVVAVLSHSPNMEASRRAS, from the coding sequence ATGTCAGATCATTCACTCACAATCGGCCAATTCGAACGTTTTCTAGGTCAGCGTATTCGCAAGCACTATCGCGCAACCCTAGGGCATAATCCCAAGAAAATATCATGCAAGATTACGGATACTCAACTCACAATCATCATAGAAGAATCGGCAACTAAACTAGAGAGATTTTTGCTAAGAAACAATGAAAATCTTGTAGCTGCCCATGTCCGCTCGGATCTTGAAGAGGCATTCTTGCCTGAGTTAAAGACCATTATTCAAGAGTGCCTTGATGTTAATGTATTGGATATTGGGAGCATTAAGATGGAAAAGACAGGTAGTACCGCTGTAGTTGCTGTATTAAGTCACAGTCCCAATATGGAGGCATCCAGGAGAGCTTCCTAA
- a CDS encoding SRPBCC family protein: MTPQFFAPKPLSELIHKLPKTDQDDLEQGQVVISGSAGEYVARTVLQASPQAAWEVLTDYDNFSSFLPNVTDTQVLDQTGPKTVVEQTNTCQILLANIESTVLTENVATDAGRIKFRLLDGDLDQLDGYWQIFPLSNPADHILLVQVVTAEANIGILNGGFYDIFEGTLRNNLEAIHSEINRRVSTDQIA, from the coding sequence ATGACCCCTCAATTTTTCGCACCAAAACCTTTAAGCGAGCTGATACATAAATTACCTAAAACTGATCAAGATGATCTAGAGCAGGGACAGGTGGTTATCTCGGGTTCTGCGGGAGAGTATGTTGCCAGAACCGTGCTACAAGCTTCACCACAGGCGGCCTGGGAAGTACTGACGGACTACGACAACTTTTCCAGCTTTTTACCTAATGTGACTGACACCCAGGTGTTGGACCAAACAGGACCCAAGACAGTCGTGGAGCAAACCAACACTTGTCAGATTTTGCTAGCTAACATTGAATCAACGGTTCTGACCGAAAATGTGGCAACAGATGCTGGCAGGATAAAATTTCGCTTATTAGATGGCGATTTGGATCAGTTAGACGGATATTGGCAGATCTTTCCCTTGTCGAATCCCGCCGATCATATTCTGCTTGTACAAGTTGTCACTGCTGAAGCGAACATTGGCATCCTAAACGGAGGATTCTATGACATTTTTGAAGGAACCCTGCGAAACAATCTGGAGGCCATTCATTCCGAAATTAATCGAAGAGTATCGACCGATCAGATTGCCTAG
- a CDS encoding DUF2294 domain-containing protein produces MAKPASPLIEETRQSNNSADSHLLTCGEQERAIVQGIQSFWFRHLSHRPQRITCQLFSNSVAIVIEDSVTLPEQFLVTRDKAATAQMARQAIHKFLRPQLSVLLEKILGTKVLVLFCDTTLAEKCTGVVAVLAQSPAVRNPESIPKSTSKRKPILGD; encoded by the coding sequence ATGGCTAAGCCTGCATCCCCTTTGATAGAGGAAACTCGTCAGTCCAATAACTCTGCTGATTCCCATTTGCTAACCTGTGGAGAACAGGAGCGGGCTATCGTCCAAGGGATCCAGTCCTTCTGGTTTCGGCACCTGTCCCATCGACCGCAACGCATCACGTGCCAGCTGTTCAGCAACAGTGTGGCTATCGTCATTGAGGACTCAGTGACTTTACCAGAGCAGTTCTTAGTCACAAGGGACAAAGCAGCGACCGCACAGATGGCTCGGCAAGCAATTCACAAGTTTTTACGGCCCCAATTATCTGTACTTCTAGAAAAAATTCTAGGAACGAAGGTTCTGGTGTTGTTTTGCGATACGACGTTGGCGGAAAAATGTACGGGGGTAGTTGCTGTCTTAGCGCAGTCACCAGCAGTCCGCAACCCAGAGTCTATTCCCAAATCCACATCCAAGCGTAAGCCTATTCTGGGCGATTGA
- a CDS encoding CAAD domain-containing protein — MSTELETTATVAEVESAEEVTTDSLSRRLPSADPSVTEGVQGFGVKLHYYIDQVSRQAQEVFEIYQKPLIALGMALAGLLGLAIANGILNVLNAIPLVKPLLEITGLGYAGWFAWRYLRYAETRQELIQAYRRLKRRVIGDATVHLEAE; from the coding sequence ATGAGTACCGAACTAGAAACCACTGCCACCGTTGCAGAAGTAGAATCTGCTGAAGAAGTGACCACGGATTCCTTGTCCCGGCGACTGCCCTCAGCAGATCCCTCAGTAACTGAAGGAGTGCAAGGCTTTGGCGTTAAGCTTCACTACTACATAGATCAGGTGTCGAGGCAAGCCCAGGAGGTGTTTGAGATTTACCAAAAACCTTTAATAGCGCTAGGAATGGCTTTGGCGGGGTTGCTGGGACTTGCGATCGCAAACGGTATCCTCAATGTCCTTAATGCTATCCCTCTCGTTAAACCTTTACTGGAAATAACTGGCTTGGGATACGCTGGATGGTTTGCCTGGCGATACCTAAGATATGCCGAAACTCGCCAAGAATTAATTCAAGCGTATCGTCGTCTGAAAAGACGCGTGATTGGTGATGCAACGGTGCATCTCGAGGCAGAGTAA
- a CDS encoding DUF2382 domain-containing protein encodes MALYKLYDFDPDYRNSAFGGKDIKGLDVYAGATEDKVGSVHDVLIDETGRMRYLVVDTGFWIFGKKVLVPFGRCRFGPSLERIHAIGLTSKEQLENMPDYEDDMTVDFDYEERVRKAYRPAGIIGPAKTYDQHSYRYGEHDPDLYNPSESDHQQIKLYEERLIARKERHQTDEVTVGKRVTTDTAEVSVPVEKERVVIERTPATNPQAVAPGEATFQEGEVARIAVHEETADIEKQAFVREKVSVRKEVDRSTVDAKETVRREELDINDSKELNNR; translated from the coding sequence ATGGCACTTTATAAACTTTACGATTTTGATCCAGACTATCGAAATAGTGCTTTTGGAGGAAAAGATATTAAAGGTTTAGATGTCTATGCAGGAGCGACAGAGGACAAAGTAGGGTCTGTCCATGATGTTTTAATTGACGAAACTGGCCGCATGCGCTACCTCGTCGTTGATACTGGTTTTTGGATTTTTGGCAAAAAAGTGTTGGTCCCGTTTGGGCGATGTCGATTTGGTCCAAGCCTGGAACGCATCCATGCCATTGGCTTGACTAGCAAAGAGCAGTTGGAAAATATGCCTGACTATGAAGATGATATGACCGTCGACTTCGACTACGAAGAACGAGTTCGTAAAGCTTATCGGCCTGCAGGCATCATAGGGCCAGCTAAGACATACGATCAGCATTCCTATCGCTATGGAGAACATGATCCCGACCTTTACAACCCCTCAGAGTCTGACCACCAGCAGATTAAACTCTATGAGGAAAGGTTGATTGCTCGCAAAGAACGACATCAAACGGACGAGGTTACCGTGGGCAAGCGGGTCACCACTGATACGGCAGAGGTCTCTGTTCCTGTTGAGAAAGAACGGGTCGTGATTGAACGAACACCCGCCACTAACCCTCAAGCGGTCGCACCTGGCGAAGCAACGTTTCAAGAAGGAGAAGTGGCTCGAATTGCAGTCCATGAGGAAACGGCAGACATTGAGAAGCAAGCCTTTGTGCGTGAAAAAGTCAGTGTGCGGAAAGAAGTCGATCGAAGCACCGTTGATGCGAAAGAAACGGTTCGACGGGAAGAGCTAGACATCAATGATTCGAAGGAATTGAATAATCGCTAA
- a CDS encoding PRC and DUF2382 domain-containing protein, whose product MALYKLEVLVPHYREALFGGRDIKGIDVCIGQTGEKIGWVHSLLLDETRTIHYLVIDSGFWFPKKRILLPIAYCRINFDEHYVSTSIFEEKEQINSIPTYDNSAIVDPYYEKKVIAAYRALLRESIATVEESEDNSSDSSVLPKLPPSTARCSSEFTDVDVLSEQSSDDYVSLQLYTEKLVGEKHRIKSGEISIQKKIISDIDDVSVPVAKEKIVIEITTLSNASTRLIVSETPLQDGEVARLDIYQEVAVGDTQASVHQDINIRKEVEQSVVHFQDTVRRETLDIQTHKNSSA is encoded by the coding sequence GTGGCTCTGTATAAGCTAGAAGTATTAGTGCCTCACTATCGAGAGGCACTGTTTGGTGGTAGAGATATAAAAGGAATCGATGTTTGTATTGGGCAAACTGGCGAAAAAATTGGTTGGGTTCATTCTCTCCTCTTAGATGAAACGAGAACCATCCACTATCTAGTGATTGATAGTGGCTTTTGGTTTCCTAAAAAAAGAATATTGCTCCCCATTGCTTATTGTCGAATCAATTTCGACGAGCATTATGTGAGCACCTCGATCTTTGAAGAAAAAGAGCAAATAAACTCCATCCCGACTTATGACAACAGTGCTATAGTCGATCCCTACTACGAGAAGAAAGTGATTGCCGCCTACAGAGCTTTGCTGCGAGAGTCCATTGCAACAGTAGAGGAGTCAGAAGATAATTCCTCTGACTCCTCTGTGCTACCCAAACTTCCCCCTTCTACAGCCAGATGTTCATCTGAATTTACAGATGTAGATGTTTTGTCTGAGCAATCTTCTGATGACTATGTTTCGCTACAACTTTATACAGAAAAGTTAGTTGGGGAAAAACATCGGATAAAATCAGGCGAAATATCAATTCAAAAGAAAATCATTTCAGATATTGATGATGTATCCGTTCCGGTGGCAAAGGAGAAAATCGTCATTGAAATCACCACTTTAAGCAATGCATCCACTCGTCTCATCGTCAGTGAAACACCACTTCAAGATGGAGAAGTTGCTCGGCTGGATATTTATCAGGAAGTAGCCGTTGGAGATACGCAAGCATCAGTGCATCAGGACATCAATATCAGAAAGGAAGTTGAACAGAGTGTCGTTCATTTTCAAGATACGGTCCGTCGCGAAACGCTTGATATTCAAACCCATAAAAACTCAAGCGCTTAG